A region from the Brachyspira hampsonii genome encodes:
- the selA gene encoding L-seryl-tRNA(Sec) selenium transferase, which yields MNNKFNLIQTNAVLEDESIKPYHKIISRPIAADIIRETLERLRTQLKNNSELKYDKKDIIKLCEVEIKKKANLTIKKVINATGTIMHTNLGRSPIDAEIWDSVRELNINSNNLEYNINNESRGMRGEFIYSLLRKITGAEDALVVNNNAAAVFLILTALASDKEVIVARGEQVQIGGGFRIPDILKEASAKLVEIGTTNIVDIKDYKEAITENTAMILKVHTSNFKIRGFVKFPSLKKLRETIPDNIPLVYDEGAGIFDESISEEEHIKSALKSGADLVCFSGDKMFSSVQAGIIVGKKKYIEKIYKHPLMRAFRCGKTVLSILEKSIIKRLNTEGNFKGYCETLLSIDKEMIKQKALKIIENIEGFEVVEEDIETGGGAMPDTFYPSYAISFKPKDIKVVIKFMHNLDVPIIPKVKKDSVLIYVITINDEDINYIKEVLKKIKDTSF from the coding sequence TTTAGAAAGATTAAGAACTCAATTAAAAAATAATTCTGAATTAAAATATGATAAAAAAGATATAATTAAATTATGCGAAGTTGAAATAAAAAAGAAAGCAAACCTCACAATAAAAAAAGTCATAAATGCTACAGGAACTATAATGCATACTAATTTAGGAAGATCTCCAATAGACGCAGAAATTTGGGATAGTGTAAGAGAATTGAATATAAACAGCAATAATCTTGAATATAATATTAATAATGAATCAAGAGGAATGAGAGGAGAGTTCATATATTCACTTTTAAGAAAAATAACAGGTGCAGAAGATGCTTTAGTGGTTAATAATAATGCTGCAGCAGTATTTCTAATATTAACAGCTTTGGCATCTGATAAAGAAGTCATAGTTGCGAGAGGAGAGCAGGTACAAATTGGAGGAGGATTTAGAATACCTGATATATTAAAAGAAGCATCTGCCAAACTTGTAGAAATCGGCACTACAAATATAGTAGATATAAAAGATTATAAAGAAGCTATAACAGAAAATACTGCTATGATATTAAAAGTACATACTTCAAATTTTAAAATAAGAGGCTTTGTAAAATTTCCTTCATTAAAAAAGTTGAGAGAAACTATACCTGATAATATACCATTAGTTTATGATGAGGGTGCTGGAATATTTGATGAAAGTATTAGCGAAGAAGAACATATAAAATCTGCATTAAAAAGCGGCGCCGATTTAGTATGCTTTTCAGGCGATAAAATGTTTTCAAGTGTGCAGGCTGGAATCATAGTAGGAAAGAAAAAATATATAGAAAAAATATACAAACATCCTTTAATGAGAGCTTTCAGATGCGGAAAAACAGTACTGTCAATATTAGAAAAAAGTATCATAAAAAGATTGAATACTGAAGGCAATTTCAAAGGATACTGTGAAACTTTATTGAGTATAGACAAGGAAATGATAAAACAAAAGGCTTTAAAAATCATAGAAAATATTGAAGGTTTTGAAGTTGTTGAGGAAGATATAGAAACAGGAGGAGGTGCTATGCCTGATACTTTTTATCCTTCTTATGCAATAAGTTTTAAACCTAAGGATATAAAAGTCGTAATTAAGTTTATGCATAATTTAGATGTGCCTATTATACCAAAAGTAAAGAAAGATTCAGTACTTATATATGTAATAACTATAAATGATGAAGATATAAATTATATAAAAGAAGTTTTAAAAAAGATAAAAGATACTAGTTTTTAA
- the selB gene encoding selenocysteine-specific translation elongation factor, whose protein sequence is MNKIIGTAGHVDHGKSQLIKALTGISMMRLPEEKQRGMTIDLGFGFFKPNDDITIGVIDVPGHERFIRNMVAGMWSLDLVMLVVCANEGWMNMTEEHAKVALSLGIRNIICVINKIDLVDDDKLKESEEDIKKNLYRIFNKDMEIVKVSALNGTNIDFLKDRITDILSNEKYEDDITTYIYVDRVFSIKGAGLTVTGSIRGGNIKRDDTLIHYPSGKEILIRNIQSYHEDKEIVYPASRIAINIKNIKKEEIRRGHLLSCKEEKIFSTDEIILELINKDDIQYLKKIKNAEFAVGTECLIAQIIPIYKTYSNDNTDKYNKNNKEIDSRFIRLKFNEPISAFWKERGILISQGGSKIIASGNVFWGEKTTPFIRKRIIDNAGSILGEVKREKYNDLFMSVNGYCEAKGEIPDYSIKVSNFFVKKDYLNSSLEKLKNLIENKKEGISFEDIRNYLNINNSFTKVFIAYLVENKIIMPFNNIYKKYSENIDLNNSQKLLLEKLKKEDLNGLDEKIIKTFTNGMKDIKVLSLSKKAVYLDEGIYYHIDVYNRIKKLIMQNTKTNDIITIASVRDKTGLSRKYVLPILNALEREKLVRREGSERIVL, encoded by the coding sequence ATGAATAAAATAATAGGAACTGCTGGGCATGTTGACCATGGTAAATCTCAATTAATAAAAGCATTAACAGGAATTTCTATGATGAGGCTTCCTGAAGAAAAACAAAGAGGGATGACTATTGATTTAGGTTTTGGTTTTTTCAAGCCTAATGATGATATTACAATAGGAGTAATAGATGTACCCGGACATGAAAGGTTTATAAGAAATATGGTTGCTGGAATGTGGAGTTTGGATTTAGTTATGCTTGTGGTTTGTGCCAATGAAGGTTGGATGAATATGACTGAAGAGCATGCTAAAGTAGCTTTATCTCTTGGTATAAGAAATATAATATGCGTAATTAATAAAATAGATTTGGTTGATGATGATAAATTAAAAGAAAGCGAAGAAGATATTAAAAAAAATCTGTATAGAATATTCAATAAAGATATGGAAATAGTAAAAGTGTCGGCTTTAAATGGTACTAATATAGACTTTTTAAAAGATAGAATAACTGATATATTATCAAATGAAAAATATGAAGATGATATAACAACTTATATTTATGTGGACAGAGTATTTTCTATAAAGGGAGCAGGACTTACTGTTACAGGAAGTATTAGAGGCGGTAATATAAAAAGAGATGATACTTTGATACATTATCCAAGCGGAAAAGAAATTTTAATAAGAAATATTCAGTCGTATCATGAAGACAAAGAAATTGTTTACCCAGCTTCAAGAATAGCTATCAATATCAAAAATATTAAAAAAGAAGAAATAAGAAGAGGGCATTTATTATCCTGTAAGGAAGAAAAAATATTTTCAACAGATGAAATAATATTGGAGCTTATTAATAAAGATGATATTCAATATTTAAAAAAAATAAAGAATGCTGAATTTGCAGTAGGAACTGAATGCTTAATTGCACAAATAATACCTATTTATAAAACATATTCAAATGATAATACTGACAAATATAATAAAAATAATAAAGAAATAGACAGCAGATTTATAAGATTAAAATTTAATGAGCCTATATCAGCATTTTGGAAAGAAAGAGGAATATTAATAAGCCAAGGCGGAAGTAAAATAATAGCTTCTGGGAATGTATTTTGGGGAGAAAAAACTACTCCTTTTATTAGAAAAAGAATTATTGATAATGCCGGCAGTATTTTAGGAGAAGTAAAAAGAGAAAAATATAATGATTTATTTATGTCAGTTAATGGTTATTGTGAAGCTAAGGGAGAGATTCCTGATTATTCTATTAAAGTTTCAAATTTTTTTGTTAAAAAGGATTATTTAAATAGTTCATTAGAAAAATTAAAAAATCTAATAGAAAACAAAAAAGAGGGTATAAGTTTTGAAGATATAAGAAATTATTTAAATATTAATAATTCATTTACAAAAGTATTTATAGCTTATTTAGTTGAAAATAAAATAATAATGCCTTTTAATAACATATATAAAAAATATAGTGAAAACATTGATTTAAATAATTCTCAGAAATTATTATTAGAAAAATTAAAAAAAGAAGATTTAAACGGATTGGATGAAAAAATTATAAAAACATTTACTAATGGAATGAAAGATATAAAAGTATTATCCTTATCAAAAAAAGCTGTGTATCTTGATGAGGGTATATATTATCATATAGATGTTTATAATAGAATAAAAAAACTTATTATGCAAAATACAAAAACTAATGATATAATAACTATAGCATCTGTACGAGATAAGACAGGACTTTCAAGAAAATATGTGCTTCCTATATTAAATGCATTAGAAAGAGAGAAATTAGTAAGAAGAGAAGGAAGTGAAAGAATAGTGCTTTAA